In one window of Agromyces badenianii DNA:
- a CDS encoding response regulator transcription factor gives MIRVALADDQLLVRAGFRALLDAEEGVEVVGEASSGEELLELVRREPVDVVLMDIRMPDGDGLWATEQIAADPRLAGVRVVIVTTFELDEYVARAVRAGASGFLVKDTEPVDLIRAVRVVASGEALLSPGVTKRLLERMSIGLRDAPDEARLAALTEREREVLRLVGLGLTNDEIAARLVLSPLTAKTHVSRIMSKLAARDRVHLVVVAYESGLVAPGWQ, from the coding sequence ATGATCCGGGTCGCACTCGCCGACGACCAGCTGCTCGTGCGGGCGGGCTTCCGAGCACTGCTCGACGCAGAGGAGGGCGTCGAGGTCGTGGGGGAGGCTTCGAGCGGCGAGGAACTGCTCGAACTCGTGCGCCGGGAACCCGTCGACGTCGTGCTGATGGACATCCGCATGCCCGACGGCGACGGCCTCTGGGCGACCGAGCAGATCGCCGCCGATCCGCGCCTCGCGGGGGTGCGGGTCGTCATCGTCACGACCTTCGAGCTCGACGAGTACGTCGCCCGAGCGGTGCGCGCCGGCGCGAGCGGATTCCTCGTGAAGGACACTGAGCCCGTCGACCTCATCCGCGCCGTGCGGGTCGTGGCGAGCGGTGAGGCGCTGTTGTCGCCCGGGGTCACGAAGCGGCTGCTCGAGCGCATGTCGATCGGGCTTCGCGACGCCCCCGACGAGGCGCGGCTCGCGGCGCTGACCGAACGGGAACGCGAAGTGCTGCGACTCGTCGGCCTCGGCCTCACGAACGACGAGATCGCGGCCCGGCTCGTGCTCAGCCCGCTCACCGCCAAGACGCACGTCTCGCGCATCATGTCGAAGCTCGCCGCCCGCGACCGGGTGCACCTCGTGGTCGTCGCCTACGAGTCGGGTC